DNA sequence from the Candidatus Omnitrophota bacterium genome:
TGACACCGTGTTTGGAGAAATATGACGGAACGTATGTTTGATATCGCAATTATTGGAGCGGGCCCGGGCGGCTATGTGACGGCCATCCGCGCGGCGCAGCTGGGCAAGTCCGTGGCGGTGATTGAGCGCCAGGCCCTGGGCGGTACCTGCCTGAACGTGGGCTGCATTCCCACCAA
Encoded proteins:
- a CDS encoding FAD-dependent oxidoreductase, which gives rise to MTERMFDIAIIGAGPGGYVTAIRAAQLGKSVAVIERQALGGTCLNVGCIPT